From one Flavobacterium kingsejongi genomic stretch:
- a CDS encoding peptide chain release factor 3 has translation MTFIEEINRRRTFGIISHPDAGKTTLTEKLLLFGGAIQEAGAVKNNKIKKGATSDFMEIERQRGISVATSVLAFNYKDKKINILDTPGHKDFAEDTFRTLTAVDSVIVVIDVAKGVEEQTEKLVEVCRMRNIPMIVFINKLDREGKDAFDLMDEVEQKLGLTVTPLSFPIGMGYDFQGIYNIWEKNINIFSGDSRKNIEETIAFSDVQNPELEKIIGEKPAVQLREELELIDEVYPPFDRDAYLDGKLQPVFFGSALNNFGVRELLDCFVQIAPSPRPKESETRLVDPKEEKMSGFVFKIHANMDPKHRDRLAFIKIVSGTFERNKPYMHVRLNKNLKFSSPNAFFAEKKEIVDISYPGDIVGLHDTGNFKIGDTLTEGEIMSFKGIPSFSPEHFRYINNADPMKAKQLEKGVDQLMDEGVAQLFTLEMNNRKVIGTVGALQYEVIQYRLEHEYGAKCSYENFPVHKATWVKPNDPKSAEFAEFKRIKQKFLAKDKYGQLVFLADSDFTIQMTQTKYPNVKLFFTSEFD, from the coding sequence ATGACATTTATTGAAGAAATAAATAGAAGAAGAACTTTCGGGATTATTTCCCACCCGGATGCCGGTAAAACAACGCTTACAGAAAAACTGCTTCTATTTGGAGGTGCTATTCAGGAAGCGGGTGCGGTAAAAAACAATAAGATCAAAAAAGGAGCTACGAGTGACTTTATGGAAATCGAACGCCAAAGAGGTATTTCGGTAGCCACCTCTGTATTGGCTTTTAATTATAAGGATAAGAAAATAAATATCCTGGATACGCCCGGGCACAAGGATTTTGCCGAAGATACCTTTAGAACCCTGACTGCTGTTGACAGTGTGATTGTCGTGATTGACGTTGCCAAAGGTGTCGAAGAACAGACGGAAAAGCTGGTAGAAGTATGCCGCATGCGTAATATTCCAATGATTGTTTTCATCAATAAACTGGATCGTGAAGGTAAAGATGCCTTTGACCTGATGGATGAAGTGGAACAAAAATTAGGATTAACAGTAACTCCCCTGAGTTTCCCAATAGGAATGGGGTATGATTTCCAGGGAATTTATAATATCTGGGAAAAGAACATCAATATTTTTAGTGGCGATAGCCGAAAGAACATCGAAGAAACGATTGCTTTTTCTGATGTCCAAAATCCGGAGCTTGAAAAAATAATTGGCGAAAAACCAGCAGTACAACTGCGGGAAGAATTGGAACTGATTGATGAAGTATATCCTCCTTTTGATCGCGACGCTTACCTGGACGGAAAACTTCAGCCTGTATTTTTTGGTTCGGCACTTAATAATTTTGGTGTACGGGAATTGTTGGATTGCTTCGTACAGATCGCTCCATCACCACGCCCAAAAGAATCAGAAACCCGCCTGGTAGATCCAAAGGAAGAGAAAATGTCAGGATTTGTATTTAAAATCCATGCAAATATGGATCCCAAACACCGTGACCGTCTGGCTTTTATAAAAATTGTTTCCGGTACATTCGAACGCAACAAACCATACATGCATGTTCGCCTGAACAAGAACCTTAAATTCTCCAGCCCCAATGCCTTTTTCGCAGAGAAAAAAGAAATTGTAGACATCTCCTACCCTGGTGATATTGTAGGCTTGCACGATACCGGGAATTTTAAAATTGGCGATACCCTGACAGAAGGCGAAATCATGAGCTTTAAAGGCATCCCAAGCTTCTCACCGGAGCATTTCCGCTATATCAATAACGCAGATCCTATGAAAGCCAAACAACTGGAAAAAGGCGTGGATCAGTTAATGGACGAAGGTGTGGCCCAATTATTTACTTTGGAGATGAACAACCGTAAAGTAATCGGAACGGTTGGTGCCCTTCAGTATGAGGTAATTCAGTACCGTCTGGAGCACGAATATGGCGCTAAATGTTCGTATGAGAACTTCCCGGTACATAAAGCGACCTGGGTAAAACCCAATGATCCTAAAAGTGCTGAATTTGCCGAATTCAAACGCATCAAACAAAAATTCCTCGCCAAAGACAAATATGGCCAATTGGTTTTCTTAGCGGATTCTGATTTTACCATCCAAATGACTCAAACCAAATATCCGAATGTAAAACTATTCTTTACTTCAGAATTTGATTAA
- a CDS encoding fibronectin type III domain-containing protein: MKHLFTGWLSGFRSDKSGQALVNDFGKFRNVVSLAFLLVLFFSVTAKINAQTNIANYSFAATTGNTYVPITGGTTVFSGAYDNSVSAAITMGGTFPFGGVNVTTCYISTNGFITFGVAPSSSTYAPLSTLESTTGAIAAFGQDAGASTVTGATPLISYLNTGAEFVVQYSDHANYYNRTSERLNFQIRLTYATGAINIVYGTNTNPGVVTSGTTPQVGIRGNSINYATNVNNLYALNVPSNTTCDWSKAVTGFSNASTLLFSGTDNVAVKIPAGLSYTWTPANQGPVRTFTAATGITTSSATVNWTAPTGATQYNVQYRLPGSCDWTDWSGNPVMTNSVTLTGLSELTSYQVRVQASNGAVSSIYSHIPNAAGTGNGYSATGSFKTLASCTVPTGIVVSNITPNSGTVAWTASNPIPSGGYEYELRTSGAAGSGATGLVSGGTTATLSQNFTGLTATTAYSFYVRSNCGFGAFSVWTTVSSFSTPCNAVALPTVLEGFNTAGIPSCWNTSVVTGTQSWIQISGSSGDITAPYAGAGFMEKDYTSSEALLVSMPISYTSVTAASRVNVFLHRHASADVGDQYVIYANTTPSLTGATQLLSVYSKTTIVPTVAATGWYNYLIDVPATFNGSSSVYIIIKGITSAGFSSYDLGVDNFKVEITPTDTVDLANLFSFNVNATQVSAIGTCQSVDVHAQAYEAGVTDPAGQAPGLVSWIGYSTTNTDPSTWPETAFTTATFTANVGNNDDFKVTLSNLPAGTYYFASRFQLNGGPFRYGASNNGFWNATTNPNAVLTVTAPVAIAAASSVSSICAGSTVTLTATSANANYTYAWSNAAGSGTSVVVSPTATTTYTVTATDTVTGCTVTATVSVVVNGIPTPIVVTPSSAELCTGTVQLLTASGAVPPAPTAIGNATTKTTETEELTAFCNRRPKLVYQTIYTAADLNAAGIAAGPILSIAYNITSVGSAANNTNFTVKIGTTTNAVFPNTNFVTTGLATVYGPATYTHAIGWNTITFTTPYVWDGISNIVVEVSQIGIDSLYNTETFYTQTTGNTVLYRYGIDAGAAVSASNKRFNVKFGYNAMSPITWSSTGTNDLFTDAAGTIPYVSGTPSISVYAKPTGSTTITANGMSTAGCSAVAGTAALTVTTTPAPTGESTQVISAVAPEDATVEDLVVVGTNVLWYASLADLQIGVNPLAPNAVLVNGAIYYATQTVNGCTSIQAFAVTVTVTLKTNSFDIKELKYYPNPVVSVLNVSYNSEITTVEVYNMIGQRVIAVAPNATTAAIDMSRLPSGTYIIQFKADQKIQTVKVVKK; the protein is encoded by the coding sequence ATGAAACATCTTTTTACAGGATGGCTTTCAGGCTTTCGTTCTGACAAATCCGGTCAGGCGTTGGTTAATGATTTCGGAAAGTTTAGAAACGTTGTTTCTTTGGCTTTCCTTTTGGTGCTGTTTTTTAGCGTTACTGCTAAAATCAATGCACAGACAAATATTGCGAATTATTCATTCGCAGCTACTACAGGTAATACGTACGTGCCTATCACAGGAGGTACTACTGTGTTCTCTGGAGCCTATGACAATTCTGTTTCGGCAGCAATAACTATGGGAGGGACATTTCCTTTTGGGGGGGTAAATGTAACCACATGTTATATCAGTACTAATGGATTTATCACATTCGGGGTAGCTCCATCGTCATCAACATATGCACCGCTTTCCACATTAGAATCAACTACTGGGGCTATTGCTGCATTTGGTCAGGATGCCGGAGCATCTACTGTTACTGGCGCTACGCCGCTAATCAGCTATTTGAATACAGGAGCTGAGTTTGTGGTACAATATTCAGACCATGCTAACTATTATAATAGAACCTCAGAGCGTCTGAATTTCCAGATTAGGCTTACCTATGCGACAGGTGCTATAAATATTGTTTATGGAACTAATACTAATCCAGGTGTTGTTACCAGCGGTACAACTCCACAAGTTGGAATTAGGGGAAATAGCATTAATTATGCAACAAATGTCAATAATTTATATGCCTTAAATGTACCATCTAATACTACTTGCGATTGGTCAAAAGCGGTTACAGGGTTTAGTAATGCGAGTACTTTACTTTTTTCAGGAACAGATAACGTTGCTGTAAAGATTCCAGCGGGTCTTTCTTATACCTGGACTCCTGCTAATCAGGGCCCTGTGCGTACATTTACTGCGGCTACAGGAATCACGACAAGTAGTGCTACAGTAAATTGGACCGCTCCTACAGGGGCTACACAATATAATGTACAGTATCGATTACCTGGGAGTTGCGACTGGACTGACTGGAGTGGGAATCCAGTTATGACCAATTCAGTTACGTTAACAGGTTTGTCTGAGCTAACGAGTTATCAGGTTAGGGTACAAGCCTCTAATGGTGCTGTGAGTTCGATTTATTCTCATATTCCAAATGCAGCAGGTACCGGAAATGGATATTCAGCAACAGGGAGTTTTAAAACACTGGCTTCATGTACTGTGCCTACTGGAATAGTTGTTTCTAATATTACTCCTAATTCAGGGACAGTAGCTTGGACGGCCTCAAATCCTATTCCATCTGGTGGGTACGAGTATGAATTGCGTACCAGTGGTGCTGCAGGAAGTGGTGCGACTGGTTTAGTTTCTGGGGGAACTACAGCTACCCTTTCTCAAAACTTTACAGGTCTTACTGCTACTACAGCATATTCTTTTTATGTGAGATCTAATTGTGGTTTCGGTGCTTTTAGCGTTTGGACGACTGTTTCTTCTTTTAGTACCCCTTGTAATGCTGTTGCACTACCTACAGTTTTAGAAGGATTTAATACGGCAGGAATTCCATCATGTTGGAATACTTCTGTTGTGACAGGTACTCAGAGTTGGATACAAATAAGTGGTTCAAGTGGAGATATTACGGCTCCTTATGCCGGAGCAGGTTTTATGGAAAAAGATTATACTTCCTCTGAAGCATTATTGGTATCTATGCCGATAAGTTATACTTCAGTAACAGCTGCCAGCAGAGTAAATGTATTTTTGCATCGGCATGCATCTGCAGATGTCGGAGATCAATATGTAATATATGCTAACACAACGCCATCACTTACTGGCGCAACACAATTGCTTTCGGTTTATTCGAAAACGACTATAGTACCAACGGTAGCTGCTACAGGATGGTATAATTACCTAATAGATGTGCCAGCGACTTTTAATGGAAGTTCTTCTGTTTATATCATTATAAAAGGAATTACAAGTGCAGGATTTAGTTCTTATGATTTAGGGGTAGATAATTTTAAAGTAGAAATTACCCCAACGGATACTGTAGATTTAGCAAATTTATTTTCATTCAATGTAAATGCAACTCAGGTATCTGCAATTGGAACGTGTCAATCAGTAGATGTTCATGCACAGGCTTATGAAGCTGGAGTAACAGATCCTGCTGGTCAGGCTCCTGGTTTGGTTTCATGGATAGGATATTCTACAACAAATACAGATCCGTCTACATGGCCGGAAACAGCATTTACTACAGCGACATTTACTGCTAATGTAGGAAACAATGATGACTTTAAAGTTACATTATCAAACTTACCTGCTGGAACCTATTATTTTGCCAGTAGATTTCAATTGAATGGAGGTCCTTTTAGATATGGTGCCTCGAATAACGGTTTTTGGAATGCGACAACAAATCCTAATGCTGTTTTGACTGTTACAGCTCCTGTGGCAATTGCTGCTGCTTCATCTGTTTCGTCTATTTGTGCTGGCAGTACAGTTACTTTAACAGCAACAAGTGCTAATGCAAACTATACGTATGCATGGAGTAATGCTGCTGGCAGTGGAACTTCAGTGGTGGTTTCGCCTACAGCGACAACAACTTATACTGTTACGGCGACAGATACTGTTACAGGTTGTACAGTTACAGCCACAGTAAGTGTTGTGGTAAATGGTATTCCAACTCCTATAGTTGTAACACCATCTTCTGCAGAACTTTGTACCGGAACAGTGCAATTGCTTACTGCATCTGGTGCAGTGCCTCCAGCACCTACAGCGATTGGAAATGCTACGACTAAAACAACGGAGACAGAAGAGTTGACTGCGTTTTGTAACAGAAGGCCAAAACTGGTATACCAAACAATTTATACTGCTGCTGATTTAAATGCAGCCGGAATTGCAGCCGGACCAATTTTATCTATAGCTTACAATATTACAAGTGTAGGAAGTGCTGCGAATAATACAAATTTCACAGTTAAAATTGGAACAACGACTAATGCAGTATTTCCAAATACAAATTTTGTAACAACCGGGCTTGCTACAGTGTATGGCCCTGCTACTTATACTCATGCTATTGGTTGGAATACAATAACATTTACAACTCCATATGTTTGGGATGGTATTTCTAATATTGTGGTAGAAGTATCGCAAATTGGTATTGATTCATTGTATAACACTGAAACATTCTATACGCAAACAACTGGTAATACTGTTTTGTATCGCTATGGTATCGACGCAGGAGCTGCCGTGTCTGCATCGAATAAAAGGTTCAATGTGAAATTTGGTTATAATGCAATGTCACCTATTACATGGTCTTCTACAGGAACGAATGATTTATTCACAGATGCCGCGGGGACTATTCCTTATGTAAGTGGTACGCCTTCAATTTCAGTGTATGCTAAACCTACTGGATCTACTACAATTACAGCTAATGGAATGAGTACTGCAGGATGTTCTGCTGTAGCAGGAACTGCTGCTCTTACTGTAACAACTACACCAGCTCCAACAGGAGAATCTACTCAGGTTATCAGTGCTGTTGCGCCGGAAGATGCTACGGTTGAAGATTTGGTTGTAGTAGGAACGAATGTACTTTGGTACGCTTCATTAGCCGATCTTCAGATAGGTGTTAATCCGTTGGCTCCAAATGCCGTATTGGTGAATGGTGCTATTTATTATGCAACTCAGACTGTAAATGGATGTACAAGTATTCAAGCTTTTGCAGTTACAGTTACGGTTACATTAAAAACAAATTCGTTTGATATTAAAGAATTGAAATATTATCCGAATCCCGTTGTTAGTGTATTGAATGTGTCATACAATAGCGAGATTACCACTGTGGAAGTATATAACATGATTGGACAACGCGTAATTGCTGTTGCTCCTAATGCGACTACTGCAGCAATTGATATGAGTAGACTTCCTTCCGGAACGTATATCATACAATTCAAAGCAGATCAAAAAATCCAAACCGTGAAAGTGGTGAAGAAATAA
- a CDS encoding DUF3467 domain-containing protein, with product MSDSKQQQINIELDEKTAEGIYSNLAIINHSATEFVLDFVSIMPGIPKAKVKSRIVLTPQHAKRLLKAIGENIHRFESAHGEIKDTEQPPIPLNFGPTGQA from the coding sequence ATGAGCGATTCTAAACAACAACAAATTAATATCGAACTGGATGAGAAGACAGCAGAGGGGATTTATTCCAATCTGGCAATCATCAACCATTCAGCTACGGAATTTGTACTGGATTTTGTGAGTATCATGCCTGGTATTCCCAAAGCGAAAGTAAAATCAAGAATAGTTCTTACTCCTCAGCATGCTAAGAGACTGTTGAAAGCCATTGGAGAAAACATACACCGTTTCGAAAGTGCCCATGGTGAAATTAAAGATACCGAACAGCCTCCTATTCCGCTTAACTTCGGTCCTACCGGACAAGCATAA
- the rpoC gene encoding DNA-directed RNA polymerase subunit beta', whose translation MMNKNNKDKNTIKRFSKISIGLASPESILAESRGEVLKPETINYRTHKPERDGLFCERIFGPVKDFECACGKYKRIRYKGIVCDRCGVEVTEKKVRRDRVGHINLVVPIAHIWYFRSLPNKIGYILGLPSKKLDMIIYYERYVVIQAGIAKNAEGESLQRLDFLTEEEYLNILDSLPQDNQYLDDFDPNKFVAKMGAECIMDLLARIDLDELSYQLRHSANNETSKQRKTEALKRLQVVESFRESNLNRENRPEWMIMKVVPVIPPELRPLVPLDGGRFATSDLNDLYRRVIIRNNRLKRLMEIKAPEVILRNEKRMLQESVDSLFDNTRKASAVKTESNRPLKSLSDSLKGKQGRFRQNLLGKRVDYSARSVIVVGPELKLFECGLPKDMAAELYKPFVIRKLIERGIVKTVKSAKKIIDKKEPVVWDILENVIKGHPVLLNRAPTLHRLGIQAFQPKLIEGKAIQLHPLVCTAFNADFDGDQMAVHLPLGPEAILEAQLLMLASHNILNPANGAPITVPSQDMVLGLYYMTKERLSTPEHKILGEGLVFYSAEEVNIALNEGRLELNASVKIRAKDFNDNGELVYKIIQTTAGRVLFNEVVPEAAGYINDVLTKKNLRDIIGHILSVTNVPTTAAFLDNMKDMGYKFAFRGGLSFSLGDIRIPEQKQQLIADAREQVDGISVNYNMGLITNNERYNQVIDIWTSANAQLTELAMKNIREDQQGFNSVYMMLDSGARGSKEQIRQLTGMRGLMAKPKKSTAGGGEIIENPILSNFKEGLSILEYFISTHGARKGLADTALKTADAGYLTRRLHDVSQDVIVNTVDCGTLRGVEVSALKKNEEIVESLGERILGRVALQDVINPLNSEVLVPAGEQITEAFVKLINAAPIERVEVRSPLTCEAKKGICAKCYGRNLATGKMTQKGEAVGVIAAQSIGEPGTQLTLRTFHVGGVAGGISEESSIVTRFAGRLEIEDLKTVKGEDNEGNAVDIVISRSTELKLLDVKTGIVLNTHNIPYGSNINVKDGDVVEKGTVICKWDPYNGVIISEFTGKIAYEDIEQGQSFMVEIDEQTGFQEKVISEARNKKLIPTLLVYGKDGELIRSYNLPVGAHLMVDNGEKIKAGKILVKIPRRSSKAGDITGGLPRITELLEARNPSNPAVVSEIDGVVSFGKIKRGNREIVIESKFGEIKKYLVKLSSQILVQENDFVRAGVPLSDGAITPDDILRIQGPAAVQQYLVNEIQEVYRLQGVKINDKHFEVVIRQMMRKVRIQDPGDTLFLEDQLAHTRDFIVENDKLYGMKVVEDAGDSDNLKPGQIISPRELRDENSLLKRTDKNQVVARDVITATATPVLQGITRASLQTKSFISAASFQETTKVLNEAAVAGKVDGLEGLKENVIVGHRIPAGTGMREYDNILVGSKEEYNELLATKEEFNY comes from the coding sequence ATGATGAATAAAAATAATAAAGATAAAAACACGATAAAAAGGTTTAGCAAAATCTCTATTGGACTGGCATCTCCGGAATCTATTCTGGCGGAGTCAAGAGGTGAGGTTCTAAAACCTGAAACTATCAATTATCGTACGCACAAACCGGAGCGCGACGGTCTTTTCTGTGAAAGAATTTTCGGTCCCGTAAAAGATTTTGAATGTGCTTGTGGTAAATACAAAAGAATCCGTTACAAAGGAATCGTTTGTGACCGTTGTGGTGTGGAGGTTACGGAGAAAAAAGTACGTAGAGACAGAGTAGGTCACATTAATCTTGTTGTGCCTATTGCTCATATCTGGTATTTCCGTTCTTTACCAAATAAAATTGGTTATATCTTAGGCTTGCCGTCTAAGAAACTGGACATGATTATCTACTACGAAAGATATGTAGTAATCCAGGCTGGTATTGCAAAAAATGCTGAAGGAGAATCATTACAACGACTTGACTTTTTAACTGAGGAAGAATACCTGAATATCTTAGATAGCCTTCCACAGGATAACCAATATCTTGACGATTTTGACCCTAATAAGTTTGTTGCCAAAATGGGAGCAGAATGTATTATGGACTTATTGGCTCGAATTGACCTGGATGAGTTGTCATACCAGTTACGCCACAGTGCTAATAATGAAACCTCAAAACAACGTAAAACTGAAGCACTGAAAAGACTTCAAGTTGTAGAGTCTTTCCGTGAATCTAACCTGAACAGGGAAAATCGTCCGGAATGGATGATCATGAAAGTTGTTCCGGTTATTCCACCAGAATTAAGACCTTTGGTGCCGCTTGATGGTGGGCGTTTTGCAACATCCGATTTAAATGATTTGTACCGAAGAGTAATCATCCGTAACAATCGTTTGAAACGATTAATGGAAATTAAGGCTCCGGAAGTAATCTTACGTAATGAAAAACGTATGCTTCAGGAATCGGTAGATTCATTATTTGATAATACAAGAAAAGCATCTGCTGTTAAAACAGAATCAAACCGTCCGTTGAAATCCCTTTCTGATTCCCTGAAAGGTAAACAAGGTCGTTTCCGTCAAAACCTTTTGGGTAAACGTGTGGATTATTCTGCCCGTTCGGTAATCGTCGTTGGACCGGAATTGAAATTGTTCGAATGTGGTTTGCCAAAAGATATGGCTGCTGAGCTGTACAAACCTTTTGTGATCCGTAAACTGATCGAAAGAGGAATTGTGAAAACAGTGAAGTCTGCTAAAAAAATTATAGACAAAAAAGAGCCTGTAGTTTGGGATATTCTTGAAAACGTAATTAAAGGGCATCCTGTATTACTTAACCGTGCTCCTACATTGCACCGTTTGGGTATCCAGGCATTCCAGCCTAAACTTATCGAAGGAAAAGCGATTCAGCTTCACCCATTGGTATGTACGGCATTTAATGCGGATTTTGATGGTGACCAGATGGCGGTTCACCTTCCTTTAGGGCCTGAGGCGATTTTGGAAGCTCAATTATTAATGTTGGCTTCTCACAATATCCTTAACCCTGCGAATGGAGCACCAATTACGGTACCATCCCAGGATATGGTCTTGGGTCTGTATTACATGACCAAAGAACGTTTGTCTACTCCAGAACATAAAATTTTAGGTGAAGGCCTTGTTTTCTATTCTGCTGAAGAAGTAAATATTGCATTGAACGAAGGAAGACTGGAATTGAATGCCAGTGTAAAAATTCGTGCAAAAGATTTCAATGACAATGGAGAATTGGTATATAAAATTATCCAGACTACTGCCGGACGTGTACTCTTTAATGAAGTAGTGCCAGAAGCAGCAGGATATATCAATGATGTATTGACTAAGAAAAACCTTAGAGATATTATCGGACATATTTTAAGTGTTACCAACGTTCCAACAACTGCGGCTTTCCTTGACAATATGAAAGATATGGGATACAAATTCGCTTTTAGAGGTGGTTTGTCCTTCTCATTAGGGGATATTAGAATCCCGGAACAAAAACAACAGTTAATTGCAGATGCCAGAGAACAAGTTGATGGTATTTCTGTGAATTATAACATGGGTCTTATCACCAATAACGAACGTTATAACCAGGTTATTGATATTTGGACTTCTGCGAATGCACAGCTTACGGAATTAGCAATGAAAAATATTAGAGAAGACCAACAAGGTTTCAACTCTGTATATATGATGCTTGATTCTGGGGCGAGGGGATCTAAGGAACAGATTCGTCAGTTGACTGGTATGCGTGGTTTGATGGCTAAGCCTAAAAAATCGACTGCCGGTGGTGGTGAGATTATTGAAAACCCGATTCTTTCTAACTTTAAGGAAGGTCTTTCGATCCTTGAGTACTTTATCTCTACTCACGGTGCACGTAAAGGACTTGCGGATACGGCGTTAAAAACGGCGGATGCGGGGTACTTAACAAGAAGGCTTCATGACGTTTCTCAGGATGTTATCGTGAACACGGTAGATTGTGGGACGCTTAGAGGTGTTGAAGTTTCGGCATTGAAAAAGAATGAAGAGATTGTTGAATCATTAGGAGAAAGAATCTTAGGACGTGTTGCATTGCAAGATGTAATTAATCCATTGAATAGTGAAGTTTTAGTTCCTGCTGGTGAGCAAATCACTGAAGCATTTGTAAAACTAATCAACGCGGCTCCAATCGAAAGAGTGGAAGTACGTTCTCCGTTAACCTGTGAGGCGAAAAAAGGTATTTGTGCCAAATGTTATGGTAGAAACCTTGCTACAGGTAAGATGACTCAAAAAGGAGAAGCTGTAGGTGTAATTGCTGCCCAGTCTATTGGGGAGCCAGGAACACAGCTGACACTTCGTACATTCCACGTTGGTGGGGTTGCGGGGGGTATCTCTGAAGAATCAAGTATTGTAACACGTTTTGCCGGTAGACTGGAGATCGAAGATCTTAAAACAGTAAAAGGTGAGGATAACGAAGGTAATGCTGTTGATATCGTAATTTCACGATCTACAGAATTGAAATTGTTAGACGTTAAAACGGGTATTGTCTTAAATACGCATAACATTCCTTACGGATCTAATATCAACGTTAAAGACGGGGATGTTGTTGAAAAAGGTACTGTAATCTGTAAATGGGATCCTTATAATGGAGTTATTATTTCTGAATTTACCGGTAAAATTGCTTACGAAGATATCGAACAGGGACAATCGTTCATGGTTGAAATCGATGAGCAGACAGGTTTCCAGGAAAAAGTAATCTCTGAAGCCAGAAATAAAAAATTGATTCCTACTTTATTGGTTTACGGTAAAGATGGTGAATTGATCCGTTCTTATAACTTACCAGTTGGTGCCCACTTGATGGTGGATAACGGGGAGAAAATTAAAGCGGGTAAAATTTTGGTAAAAATCCCACGTCGTTCTTCAAAAGCTGGGGATATTACAGGAGGTCTTCCTAGAATTACAGAGCTTTTAGAAGCGCGTAATCCTTCGAATCCAGCTGTGGTTTCTGAAATTGATGGAGTAGTTTCTTTTGGAAAAATCAAAAGAGGTAACCGTGAGATTGTGATTGAATCTAAATTTGGTGAAATCAAGAAATACCTTGTGAAACTTTCAAGCCAGATCCTGGTACAGGAAAATGACTTCGTAAGAGCAGGTGTGCCATTGTCTGATGGAGCAATTACTCCAGATGATATCCTAAGAATCCAGGGACCTGCTGCTGTTCAACAGTATCTGGTAAATGAGATTCAGGAAGTATACCGTTTGCAAGGGGTAAAAATCAATGACAAGCACTTTGAAGTTGTGATTCGTCAGATGATGCGTAAAGTAAGAATCCAGGATCCGGGTGATACCCTGTTCTTAGAAGATCAACTGGCACACACCAGAGACTTTATCGTTGAAAATGATAAATTATACGGAATGAAAGTGGTTGAAGACGCAGGAGATTCTGATAACCTGAAACCAGGCCAGATCATTTCACCACGTGAATTACGTGATGAAAACTCCTTGCTGAAACGTACGGATAAAAATCAGGTAGTAGCAAGAGATGTTATCACAGCGACAGCAACTCCGGTACTTCAGGGTATTACACGTGCATCACTTCAGACGAAATCATTTATTTCTGCAGCATCGTTCCAGGAAACTACGAAAGTATTGAATGAAGCCGCTGTAGCAGGTAAAGTAGATGGTCTTGAAGGTCTTAAAGAAAATGTTATTGTTGGACATAGAATCCCTGCCGGTACCGGTATGAGAGAATATGACAATATATTGGTAGGTTCTAAAGAAGAATATAACGAGTTATTAGCAACAAAAGAGGAATTTAATTATTAA